One genomic segment of bacterium includes these proteins:
- a CDS encoding T9SS type A sorting domain-containing protein, producing MRTKLGLLLALLALTAGAAQGGVIHVPGNYATIHAGVQACPPGDTVLVAAGTYNDCTHETEGPGSTPACVIMKSGVTLRGAGKEATIIDAQSLGRGIFAELVSNVRIENLQVRGAFAAVYGAGILIRQVNATVEVNDVKIAANTDGGVICINNAAPILRRVDFVGNTGKQGGGLAIEENSDAQVYDCVFLNNTSPAGGALIIRANCEAILDGCSFTGNSTNATFGSGGAILCLEAAPTITDCTLINNSTQGYGGGIAFMNGAAGTMSRCLIQGNTATYTYGLGAGIHVDGSSPLLEYLVITGNAATGFWAEGGGINVSFGPAPTLRHCTIYDNTLSANPEVYGGNIACQFGGDAIIDKCIIASSQRGLGLYCFFATPVVTCSDIWGNAGGDAICGTDGGGNFSRDPLFCDFAPGAVSAGSPCMPGNHPNGPGACDGDLIGAVDSGCSTGAGELPLAARLLGNAPNPFNPKTTIFFVLDSPGVASIRIHDLAGRRIATLSQGALPAGSHQVVWDGRDDRGEPAASGVYFYSLDALGETRSSRMTLVK from the coding sequence ATGAGAACGAAGCTCGGGCTGCTGCTGGCGCTGCTCGCCCTGACGGCGGGCGCTGCCCAGGGCGGCGTCATTCATGTCCCCGGCAATTACGCCACCATCCACGCCGGCGTGCAGGCCTGCCCGCCGGGTGACACGGTGCTCGTCGCTGCCGGCACCTACAACGATTGCACGCACGAGACGGAAGGCCCGGGCTCGACGCCCGCCTGCGTGATCATGAAGTCGGGGGTCACCCTGCGCGGGGCGGGCAAGGAGGCCACGATCATCGACGCCCAGTCGCTGGGCCGCGGCATCTTCGCCGAGCTGGTCAGCAACGTGCGCATCGAGAACCTGCAGGTGCGCGGGGCCTTCGCGGCCGTCTACGGCGCGGGCATCCTGATCCGCCAGGTGAACGCAACGGTCGAGGTCAACGACGTCAAGATCGCGGCGAACACGGACGGCGGCGTGATCTGCATCAACAACGCGGCGCCGATCCTGCGCCGCGTGGATTTCGTCGGCAACACGGGCAAGCAGGGCGGCGGCCTCGCGATCGAGGAGAACAGCGACGCCCAGGTCTACGACTGCGTCTTCCTGAACAACACCTCGCCCGCGGGCGGCGCCCTGATCATCCGCGCCAACTGCGAGGCCATCCTCGACGGCTGCTCGTTCACGGGGAACTCGACGAACGCGACCTTCGGCAGCGGCGGCGCCATCCTCTGCCTCGAAGCCGCGCCGACGATCACCGACTGCACCCTGATCAACAACAGCACCCAGGGTTACGGCGGCGGCATCGCCTTCATGAACGGCGCCGCCGGCACGATGAGCCGCTGTCTCATCCAGGGCAACACGGCCACGTACACCTATGGCCTGGGCGCCGGCATCCACGTGGACGGCTCCTCGCCCCTGCTCGAGTACCTGGTGATCACGGGCAACGCGGCCACCGGCTTCTGGGCCGAGGGTGGCGGCATCAACGTGAGCTTCGGCCCGGCGCCCACGCTCCGCCACTGCACGATCTACGACAACACGCTGAGCGCCAATCCGGAGGTCTACGGGGGCAACATCGCCTGCCAGTTCGGCGGCGACGCCATCATCGACAAGTGCATCATCGCGAGCAGCCAGCGGGGCCTGGGCCTCTACTGCTTCTTCGCCACGCCCGTCGTCACCTGCAGCGACATCTGGGGCAATGCCGGCGGCGATGCCATCTGCGGCACGGACGGCGGCGGCAACTTCTCTCGCGATCCCCTGTTCTGTGACTTCGCCCCGGGCGCGGTGTCCGCCGGCAGCCCCTGCATGCCGGGCAACCACCCGAACGGCCCCGGGGCCTGCGACGGCGATCTGATCGGCGCCGTGGACAGCGGCTGCTCGACGGGCGCCGGCGAGCTTCCGCTGGCCGCCCGCCTGCTCGGCAATGCGCCGAATCCCTTCAACCCGAAAACGACCATATTCTTCGTGCTTGATTCGCCGGGAGTTGCTAGCATCCGGATCCACGACCTCGCGGGCCGCCGGATCGCCACGCTCTCCCAGGGCGCGCTGCCGGCCGGCAGTCACCAGGTCGTCTGGGACGGCCGCGACGACCGGGGCGAGCCCGCGGCGAGCGGCGTCTACTTCTACTCCCTGGACGCCCTGGGCGAAACCCGATCGAGCAGGATGACACTGGTCAAGTAG